DNA sequence from the Nicotiana tomentosiformis chromosome 3, ASM39032v3, whole genome shotgun sequence genome:
CCCTGATCAAGCAATATGGGATCTCACAGAGAATGGTAAGTATTCCAACAAAACTGTTCTAAACATGTTCAGAGATGTCAAGCCTAAAGATAATTTCTTAAGAAAGGTATGGCACCCTAGCATTCCCTTTAAAATTTCCTTCTTAACTTGGAGATTATGGCTGTCTAAACTTCCATTTGATGAGGTAATTCTTAACTTTGCTAAACAAATTATTTTAAGATGTGTCTATTGTACTATCCACTAAAATAAGTCTATACAACATGTTTTAATGGAAAGTGATGCAGCTAGGTACATTTGGAAACTCATTGGTGCTCCTATAGGCATCATCCACAAATACATTCCCATTAGAGGGTGGTTTAACCACTAGTGGCATCAAATGAGCAAAATATCATACACAAACAAGTTTTACAAATTACTCCTATCATTGTATCTTGGGAGATCTGGAAAAATATGTGTGCATGTAAATATGGTAACCAAAATAGATTCAATTTTTACAAGATGAAGCAACAGATAATATGGAACATACAAGTTGCAGTTCATAGAATCTTCCCTAGGTGCAAACTGACTTTGCGTTGGGTCAAATATTGTGATGATATGATGAGATTACAACCAGCTCCTGAAGCCATTATTGTAGCTTGGAGGAAACCTCTCCAAGGATCCTTCAAACTTAACACTGATGATAGCTATATACATGAGAATGTGAAAGCAGGTCTTGTTGGTACTATGAGAAATGATCAGGGAGATTTCATTATGGCATTCTCAGTCCAAGCCAAATGCAGTAACAATAACGATGCAGAATCCCAAGTTGTTTTATTTGAGATCAAATGGTGCATACAAAATGGTTAGTCTAACTTCAATATAGAGCTGGACTACCTCCTAGTGACAAACATATTAAAAGAAGGAAATACAGACAACTACAAAATGAAGAGGATCAATGAGAATATTACACAGTTTATGAACCACGCCAAAATCACTCCTATGCACTGCTATAGGGAAGCAAATCAAGTGGTTGACTACCTAGCTAAATTAGCCACAACCACCTCTGGCAGTAACATATATCTTTCCTTTCAATAACTTCTTATAGGTTCCAAAGGCCCTTTCATAATAGATAAATTGCAGATGCCTAGTATTAGGACAAAGAACGATAAGGCAATTGTTTTTTGTAAGCTACTAAGTTGTGATTGTGTCACACAGAGGTGAAGTGTATGTAATCACCCTTCTGTGTTTTTTGGTAAGGATATTTATATCCTTGTGTTGTAATCGTTGGAGGTAAGGCTATACCCCCTCcgatttttgaagataaatacaACATCCCCAATGAACCccgaaaaaatatttaaaaaaataatcaaaaagaGGGAAGTATGTAAATTGCCCCTGTGATAacctaaaaggtcatcttatgttttagaactcgaatctacgctcttaagccttaaaaatctcattcttTTACCCTCCTCgacttgcgtacgcagtccgggtaggtttctggaaagcttttatgttaaaaattgatgaaaataagaatttatgccttaaaagttgattttagttgatttcgatcaatatttttgataaacgaGCCCGGATCTGTGCTTTAACagtcctggtaggtccgtatcaaattatgggacctgggcgtatgcccgaaatcgaattcgaaagtccctagcttgagttatgaattttttataaaaattaaaagtttgaaaattaattgtttttaagaattgattgatgtttggcattgttagtatcgggtccgtattctggtttcggagcctggtacaggttcattatgatatttaagatttgtctgtgaaatttggtgagaaacgaagtttatttgacgtgattcggacgtccagttgagaaaatagtaattgtaaagtgttcttgagagtcTCATTTGATtttgtgctaaattcgtagttctaggtgagattttggcgatttgatcacgcgagcaagttcgtatgatgtttttagacttgtgtgcatgtttggtttggagccccgagggctcgggtgagtttcggataggccacaggatgttttggactttggaaatctggtttttttgCAGAGTCTGTATTCTGGCATGTATTCTGGCCACAGGAtccgcgaaggtactctcgcggacgcgaagagtaaactgggcagctgaggatttcttcttcgcgaacgtgaagcgatgggggcattacccttcgcaaacATGACAAGCCCATCGtgaacgcatagtgttaggcattggggagggcaGACagttttttcttcatcgcgaacgcgaataatgactcgcaaaagcgaagaccagggaagggtagcctacgcgaacacgagcactgtctcgcgaacgcaaagccttggcagcccatacacttcgtgaacacgacagtgctctcgcgaacgcgatgaacactgtcgcccagcacttaacagaacccaaaaacgggattttagccaaaagaactcatttttcaagagtcatttctttcccaaattgttggtaagtgattctaaaccattttctttcaattacccattacatttcttgaattttcaacctaaaatctagagttttcatggtagaattaggggttagggtagaaactagggaatttagggatttagacctcaatttgaggtcggattccaaaactaattatatattcgggctcgggggtgaatgggtaaatgaattttggtctgaaccttaggttttgaccaagtgggcccagggtcgattttttgactttttggaggaaaatttggaaactttaatttatgcaatataattgattattttagtaatatttgatattattgagtaatttttgaatagatacgagtggtttggaggtgaattccaaaggaaaagctgtgattgagaactaagtttgtgtctaaccctgacttgagggaattaggaaccttagattacttgttaagtgaaattcatgtgagcggcatatatatGAGGTAACGAgcacttatgcgccgccaatttacctgttttccatgtttctctgtttttcttatattgtctcattcctatgccaaaattctatgtgttatactagtgttgttcaatttatcgttcttatcatgtttacagattttctggtgataattgagtttttatttcaaagttgagattgatattatggaaccaaatgttgaagtaaggtttgtacttgttattctatctccctgttgttattaaTGCATTGCATTATTgtaagggggagtgttaatgcacgaagggtgatgtcgtgccatattgtgagtgttaatgcatgaagggtgatgcgtgctatattgtgagtgttaatgcacgaagggtgatgccgtgccatattgtgagtgttaatgcacatagggtgatgccgttccatgatatgagagttaatgcatgaagagtgatgccgtgccgtttctataaattttattttgagattgagagtaaaagcacgaagggtgatgccgtgcatttttccttactgtattcactattcctgttgattcatggtatattgactgctccagtgatcattttgttgtagttctttatcttttaTTCCACTTAGTATTTTCCtttcccgacatttcctgtttagttcttcatttcttttattttcatatacactattaaattgtacaggttgatttgtaggtgccttgccttagcctcgtcactacttcgtcgaggtcaggctcgacacttaccagtacatggggtcagttgtactgaaattgcactctacactttctgtgcagattttgataccggctcgggttgatcgagattttgctattggtctgttgtccggagactcaaggtagatctgtcggcattcacagactttgaattccccgtctatcttttctgttctattgtttctttcattcagacagttgtatttctttctgactattacttgtagcaaattatagaatgctcgtgaattgtaactccagatccgggtggtagtaattaatacaatttttatgatattccgcacttattttatttcatcttagttaattattgttatttactgaatggaaataaggaattggtttaatgattctctaacgttagcttgcctggcaagtgaaatgttaggcgccatcacggtcccgtcggtgggaaattttgggtcgtgacaattggtatcagagccctaggttgcttAAATATCATGATTCACTAGCAAGCTttgtagagtctggaggattggcacggagacgtctgtgcttatcttctagaggctatgaagtttaggaacaagtttcacttctattctcctttgtcgtgcgattttgctttctcaatacagattgaactcttctattcttattctctcacagatggcgagaacacgtaccactttctcaactgagcagcagccagagcctccagtaacagctcctacgcggggcagtggtcgaggccgaggccgtgccagaggccgaggctggggcagggctcagcctagagcccgagcagcagccccagcagttgAGCCTTAGATAGAGCTTGACAAgcaggttccagcccagactgttcctgccggaccagctcaggttccggaggggttcattgccaccccagtacttcaggacgctttggtccgtttggtgggccttatataGAGTGTGGTCCAAACTGGAGCATtttccatggcaccagcagtctctcaggctggaggaggagcccaaactcctaccactcccgctccagagcagatagctccccagcatcaggctccaacagctcagccaatcggattagttctgccggttattgcggcacaggtcggagatgggccagctatgtcttatgaggccttatggagattagacaggtttatcaagctctttcttgttcacttcagtggtgctccttcagaggatccccaggagtatcttgacagttgtcacgaggttttatggaacatgggtatagtggagaccaatgaggtcgattttgctacatttcaaatgactggttccgccaagaaatggtggagagattacttgttgaccagaccagctgggtcgcctgcccTTACTTGGGGcaagttctctcagctcttcatagagaagtttctgcctatcacattgagagaggagcctCGCTGTCAgttcgagcatctccagcagggcagtatgacagttactcagtatgagactttgtcgatttggcccgtcatgctattctcctgcttcccaccgagagaaagagggtgaggaggtttattgatggacttgctcagcctatcagattatagatggctaaggagactgggagtgagatttatttttcaggtggctgctaatgtcgccagacgagtcgagctggttcttactcagggaggtcaagggtctgacaagagacctcgtcattccggtgagttcagcggtgcctcacctagaggcaggagtacttttggtagaggccatcctcccaggccatttcattcagcgcttcaggcatctcatggtgcctcaggtggtcgtggccttcAGAtgctacagtgcaccaccagcacctattagtgcacctccactccagagtcatcagggtagttattcaggtcgacagggtcagtttctaGGTCAGCAGTTACAACAGTCGAAGTTATGTTATaattgtggtgatccgaggcatattgctagattttgccctcgagcaacaggcagctcacagcatcagagttctcgtgccatggttctggcaccagttgctgcaccacctgctcagccagccagagggaggggtcaggcagccagaggtagaggccagactattagaggtggaggtcaggccattagaggtggagaccagccaactagaggtcgtcccagggacgtagttcagggtggtggggcccagccctggtgttatgctttcctagctaggcctgaggctgagttatctgacgttgttatcacagatACTGTgttagtttgcagtagagatgcttcagttctatttgatccgggatctacttactcatatgtgtcatcctattttgcttcctatttggttgtgccccatgattctttgagtgctcctgtgtatgtgtctacaccagtgggagatgctattattgtagatcgtatcTATCCTTCGTGTgcggtcaccattgggagtcttgagactcgtgtagatctcctacttctcgacatggttgattttgatgtcatactgggtatggattgtctgtgaccttatcatgctatattagattgtcacgccaagacagtgaccttagccttgtaggggttacctcgattagagtggagaggaaatcttggccattctgccagtagggttatctcttatgtgaaggctcggcatatggtcgagaaagggtgtttagcttatttggcttatgtccgcgattctagtgcagaggttcctttcATAAATTCGGTGTCgattgtttgtgagtttccaaaggtgattcttgcagacctgccagggatgccacccaatagggatattgatttctgcatcgatttggctccgggcactcagcctatttccattccgccatatcacatggccctgccagagttgaaataattgaaggagaagttgcaagatttgcttgataagggtttcattaaacctagtgtcttgccctggcgtgcacctgtgttgtttgtgaagaagaaagatggatcgatgaggatgtgtatagattatcggcagttgaacaaagtcaccatcaagaacaagtatccattgccgaagattgatgatttatttgatcagcttcagggtgccaaggtgttttcaaagattaatttgagatctggctaccatcagttgaggattagggcacctgatattcctaagacagcttttcggactcggtatgggcattatgagtttctagtgatgtcatttgggctaacaaatgccccatcaGCATTCATGGATTATATTAactgggtgttcaaaccctacttagaTTTCTTTGTGgtggtgtttattgatgatatcttgatctactcccacagtcgagagaagcatgagcagcacctttggatcattcttcagactctgaaagacagccagttatatgctaagttctcaaaatgcgagttttggttgagttcagttgctttcttgggtcacgttgtatcagcagagggtattcacgtggatcctaagaagattgaggcagtccagaactgtcctagacccacatcagttacagagatccgtagtttcctgggtttggcgggctattaccgtctatttgtggagggattttcatccataacagccccgttgaccagattgacctagaagggtgccccgttcaggtggtcatatGAGTGTGAAgcgaactttcagaagctcaagactactttgaccacggcaccggtattggtattacccacaggttcaagatcttatacagtatattgtgatgcatctcgtattggtctgggtgcggtattgatgcagggtggcaaggttattgcatatgcttcacggcagctgaaggttcacgagaaaaattaccctgttcatgatctagagctggcagccattgttcgcgcgctgaagatttggaggcactacctttacggcgtgccatgtgaggtattcactgatcatcggagcttgcagtatttgttcaagtggaaggaactcaattttaggtaaagaaggtggttggagctattgaaagactatgatgtcaccatattgtatcatcccaggaaggccaatgtggtggccgatactttgagtagaaaatcagctagtatgggtagccttgcatatattccagtgggtgagagaccgcttgcattggatgttcatgccttggccaaccagttcgtgaggttggatgtttctgagcccaaccgtgttctagcttgtacagtttctcggtcttctttgtttgagcacatcagagatcgacaggatgatgatactcatttacttgtccttagagacacagtgcggcatagtggtgccaagcaggttactgttagggatgacggagttttgaggatgcaaggtcgtatctgtgtgcctaatatggatggacttcgtgagttgatccttgaggtgtcccacagttcccgatattctattcatccgggcgccgccaagatgtatcaggacttgaggtagcattattggtggaggtgaatgaataaggacatagttgcctatgtagctcggtgcctaaatttccagcaggtaaagtgtgagcatcagagacctggtggtttacttcagaggttagatattcctaagtggaagtaAGAGCGTATCAGTATGGATTtttttgttggactcccacagactcagaggaagttcgatgtagtttgggttattgtagacaggctgactaagtcagcgcattttattcttgtggcagttacctattcctcagagcggttagcagagatttatattcaggagatcgtccgtcttcacggtgtgcccgtgtctatcatttccgatcgaggtacgcagtttacctcgcacttttggagggcagttcagcgtgagttgggtatgcaggttgagttgagcacaacatttcaacctcagacggacgggcagtccgagcgtactattcagatcttggaggatatgctctgcgcatgTGTCATAGACTTCAGAGgatcttgggatcagttcttgccccttgagaagtttgcctacaacaatagctaccagtcgagcattcagatggctccctatgaggcattatatggtaggcggtgtcagtcGCCAGTTGGGTGATTCGAGccgagagaggctcggttgttgggcatagacttagtacaagatgccttagataaggtcaagattattcaggatcgacttcacacagctcagtccaggcagaagagttatgcctaccgtagagttcgtgatgttgcattcatggtcggagagagagtgttacttcgggtatcacccatgaagggtgtaatgaggtttggaaagaagggcaagttgagccctaggcatatcggaccttttgacattctggagagagtgggagaggtggcttacaagcttgcgttgccacctagtttagcagctggtCATCCGgcattccatgtgtccatgcttcgaaagtatcacggtgatccatcccatgtgttagatttcagctctgtccaattggacaaggatttaacttacgaggaggagccggtggcaattctagcccggcaagttcgccagagatcaaagagttacccttcagttcgagtgcagtggagaggtcagcctattgaggcagctacttgggagtccgagtccgatatgtggagtagatatccctacCTTTTTACCAgaccaagtacttttctatgttcgttcgaggacgaacaattgttttagaggcggagattgtgatgacccaaaaatgtcatcttatgttttagaactcgaatctgtgctcttaagcattaaaaatatcttttttttaccctttttgatttgcgtgcgcagtccgggcaagttttccggaaagcttttatgttgaaaattgatgaaaataagaatttatgccttaaaagttgattttagttgacttcggtcaatatttttggtaaacgggcccagatccgtgctttgacggtcctggttggtctgtatcgaattatgggacctgggcgtatgccctgaATCGAATtgggaagtccctaacttgagttatgaatttttgatgaaaattaaaagtttgaaaattaattatttttaagaattgattgatgtttggcattgttagtattggGTCCGTATtctagttccggagcccggtacaagttcattatgatatttaagacttgtatgtgaaatttggtgaaaaacagagttaatttgacgtgattcggacgtccagttgagaaaatagtaattttaaagtgttcttgagagtctcatttgatttggtgctaaattcgtagttctaggtgttatattggcaatttgatcgcacaAGCAAGTTTGTAtgttgtttttagacttgtgtgcatgtttggt
Encoded proteins:
- the LOC138908397 gene encoding uncharacterized protein, encoding MTAMSPPKSTFNLIEKHFANFFWGYSGEHKNYHWRSWKTLCFPLEEGGIEVKRMDVFDNILATKSMWWDNWTGMGHLASLLPDDTNNNPKVLVKELIQHRNWNIHTLIGFFPDDIVQITMNVNIGKHNIPDQAIWDLTENGKYSNKTVLNMFRDVKPKDNFLRKMKQQIIWNIQVAVHRIFPRCKLTLRWVKYCDDMMRLQPAPEAIIVAWRKPLQGSFKLNTDDSYIHENVKAGLVGTMRNDQGDFIMAFSVQAKCSNNNDAESQVVLFEIKWCIQNG